GTAATGGTTACTCATAAACCAGAAGACTTGAATTATGTTGATCAGGTCATTTTTTTAGGAGTGCAAGGTCATTTGACTTTTACTGGTCCCGCTAATTCACTGATTTCGAAATTTGAGGTAAATAATATCGTAGAAGTCTATACTAAAACGAGTGATTTAGAACAAGTATTAAAAAATTACTATATAAAGTCTCCAGAAGTTCTTTATCAAAAAGAAAGTATTCCAGAGATTAAACGCGAAAAACCAGATTCGCTCATACTTCAATTGTATTGGTTGATATCGCGATATTTTAAAATTAAAATTAACGATCGTGAAAATTTAATTTTATTGTTTGCACAACCTCTCATTATTGGCGGTTTGGTTAGCCTTGTATTTAATGAATTAAGTATTGGAGTATTTTTTATGATTGCTATTTCGGCGGTTTGGTTTGGTGTAAGTAATGCCTCCAAAGAAATTGTTGGAGAATTAGCTGTATATAGAAGAGAACGGATGTATAATTTAAATATTAACACCTATATTATTTCCAAATGTGTTGTGCTTTCTATGATAGCTTTGATACAAACTATTATATTTATTTCAATTGTCTATTTAAATTTTAAAATTAATACGGTTGAAGGACATTCTGATACTTTTTTACGACCGTTTTGGCAAAGTGTTGGATTCATGTTTTATCTTTCTTTTTCGGCAACATTAATGGGTCTTTTCTTATCCTCTTACTTTAACACTACAGAAAAAGTAATGACGGTAGTACCTATAGCATTAATGCCGCAAATTATGTTAGCAGGTGTTATGACAAGAATTGACAATACTTTAGTTGAATTATTAAGTTTTACCACTTTAGGACGTTGGGGTACAGAAGGTTTCGCTAGAATTCAAGACAAATCATATTTGGATGCGGAGATGGAGTCAAAATCGATTTTATTAGAAGTCACCCAAGGTAATGATATAAAATTAGTTGGCTCAAAGGCAATGAAAAGGTTAGACTTATACAATGAAAATTTAGTAGAGAATGGAACGCTTATAGGGTCTGTATTTGATAGTTTTAGTGCCAACTTACTTATGATAGCAGCATTGAATTTGGTAGTATACTTATTAATTTATTACGCATTAAAAAGAAAAGATAGTATCTAATGAATAGATTTATAAGAAATATAATAATTGGTGCAACGTTGATTATCATGTATTCATGTGCTCAAAATCCTGAGTTTATTAAAATAGATAATATAGTTGTTAAAGGCATTAAAGACTCATTAATGGAAGTGCATATGGACTACGTTGTTTTTAATCCAAATAACGTAAAGACCAAATTAAAACAATCAGGAATGTCTCTTTATTATAAAGATGCCTATGTTGGGGAAGGTTTTTTAGAGAATCAAATTAGCTTAAAACCCAATGACACAATACGAGTACCTGTACTATGTAATATAAAGCTTGATAAATTAAGTAAATTCTATCCGGAAATGTTGATTTCAGATACTACAGCTTTTAATATAAAAGGAGAAAATAAAATTGGATTTTTATTTAATTCTTTTACAATTGATGTTGATGAAAAAATTTATTTAAATACAAGAGAAATTATAAAAAAAGAGATTAATAAGAACTTAGGTAATACTAGTAATTTTAGGATTAAGACGGTTTCAATTAATTCACTTCCCACACTTGATAAAACTAATTTCAAAATAACTATTCTTGCGAAAAACAACCTCGATTTCGATTATGAAATTCATCAAATGGAACTTCAGTTTTTTTTAGATGACAAAGCAAAAGAACCTATTGCGAATTGGAGTCAAGATAAAGTCATTTCTCAGAAGGCATTATCATCAACAGAAATCCCACTTGAAGTAGTAGTTGACAATATGAATACCTTAAAGAATTCAAGTGTCACAATGCTGTTTAAAAAAGAAATTGACTTTATTGTTGTTGGTCAAGTACAAATTAAAATTCAAAATTATGTCTTTGATGTGCCTATTAATGATAATATGAAAATGGATATTAAAAAATTTATAGGACTGTAAATATGACTGATCAAGAAATTATTATCCAATTGAAAAAAGGAAATGAATCATGTCTTAAGCATTTATATGTGCATTTAGATATGGTTAAAGGCTGGGTAAATAATAATAATGGGAATGATGACGATGCGTTTGATATTTTTCAGGAAGCAATGATGGTGTTTTATAAAAATTTGATCTCTGGAAAGTATGAATCAAGTAGTAAAATAAGCACCTATCTTTTTGGAATTTGTAAAAGGCAATGGTTGAATCAATTAAATCGTAGATTAAAATACGAAAAGCCATCGGACATTATTACAAGTACAGAAGATAAAGGAGATGATGGTTTTGAAATTGAGTTTACCATAGGTAGAGAGTCTCTTAAAAATTATATTAATAAGGCTTTGGATAAGTTAGGAGAGCCTTGTAAAGAATTGTTAGAAAAATCCATTTTTTTAAAATTAAGAATGAAAGAACTTGCAGAAATGTTTGACTATTCAAGTGCACATTCTGCAAGACAACAAAAGTTGCGGTGCATTAAAAGACTGAGGGGTTATATGTCTTATGAATTGATAATTAAATTGAAATAATATGGAGGAAGATTTAAAACATATTGACCTCATAGATAAATACCTGTCAGGATCTTTGAAAGGGAGCGAAGCAATTACATTTCAAGATTTATTTAAAAATGACTCTGATTTTAAGCAAGAAGTTGAAATATACAAACGTATTTATGATAAAATTGAGTCTCGTGGCGAAACAAATTTCAAGAAACGATTAGATATTTATCATAAAGAATATTTAGCAGAGAAATCAGGTAAACCAAAAGGTATTTATAAAAAAATAATCATATTTAGTAGTATTGCTGCTGCTCTTATTTTTGGCATTTTTATATTTAATAGTTATGAAGTAGGTCAGAAACCAATATTTAATCAACCTGATCCTGTTATTGTAGATTCAGAAAAAGATAGCCTTAAAATAAATAAAGATAATGATGAATTTCTAGAACATGAGAAAGTCATTGTTCAGGAAGATAATTCAACTGTAGATAGTACATATATACCCAATAATTCCGGGCATGAAACTCAATTATCAATCGGAGGTTTAAAGAAACTACCTACTATTAATATTAGAAGTGCTAATTATCCCATAACCATACAATATTCTTTTGACCAAAATGAAATTATATTATTTGGAGACCCTTCCATTTCTGGATTACAGCTACAAATCCTAAAAAACAAATCTGACAATTATTTTTTAAAATATCAAGAGCAATATTATACTATCCCAAAATCAAAAGTAAGGAAAGCTTTAAAAATTGTTTCAGATTTTGAAGTAAAAACCGCAGTCACAAAGGAACAAATTACCGTTAAATTAAAAGGTATTGATGCCATAACCAGTGTTTTAAAGGATATAGAAGTTTCTTATACAGGAAATAAAGTAGCAAGACCAACTTATATGTTTGAAGAAAAAGAAAACAGATTACATTTAATTATAAATGGTGATATTTCAATTGATAAAACTAAACTTTATAAAATAATACAAAATGATGAGAGTAGTTATTTTCTAAAAATGGATAAAGCATTATATCATTTAAACTCAAAAGTAACTGAACCTACTCCATTAAAAGAAATTAATATTCTAGCAAATGATTTAACTCAGTTATTTAGAGAAGACACAGAATTACCAAAAGAGATGGTTTATTTGATTGAATAAAAATATAATTAGTAGATGACGTTTTTAAATATTGGTTATTAATAAACATAATAACATATTTAAAAACAAACATCATGAAAAATTTCAAAACATTATCTACTATTTTAATTGCATTACTATTTATGTCAGCGTGTACAGCTGAAACAAATGAAAAAACTCCAATCATTTCAGGAGAAGGAATTATATCATTGACAGGTGATGATACAGCATCTGTAGGAAATAGCCTTAAGTTAGGTGCAATGGCTTATGGAAGAAAAGACCTAACAGGTACAGAAGAATCAATAATTATAGCTCCAGAAGAGAGCATAATTTCAGAAGATTCGCCTACATTATCTCCAAGTGATCCTGAATACGTAAGCTCTATCATAAATTTTAAAGATGATAAAAACGCATTTGTCATCGTTGCAACAAAAGAATTAGTATCAATAGTTATTGTTACTAATGGTATAAAAAGGAGATATGTATGTGATTCTAAATTTAATACATCTGTAAATTGTGGTGCAATTACAATAGATCCAAAAACTAAAAAAGTTATATTTTATGAAACTACAGTAAAAAACACAAATACTGGAACGCTATTAACTTTAAACGGAACTTTGACATGGAACTAAAACTTCATAATAGAATCACGTTCAAGTCTATAAACACAGTTAGTTTGCTAATTTTACTTATTCTAGGTTACGCTACAACTTTAGAAGCCCAAAATTCAAATAGAATTAACCCAACTTTAGGTTTTTCTTGTTCTTTTGTAGGTAAACCTACAGCAGTAGTAATAAAAATATCAGAACTCATTGAAAATTCTCATTACGATAGTATTAAAGATTTATTGCATACAGGGAATGCTGCCGAAAAATATTTGGCAGTATTGCTTTGTGAAAAGTTAATGCAAGAGAAAAAGATTGCACTAACAATCTCAGAGAAAAAAACAATTAGAGCATTGTACCAATCAAAAGAAACCGTTACTATTTGCTCTGGCTGTACATATTTTAAAAAGACAACTTTACATGCCTTATTAACTAGGGAAAGTTATTTTGCAGAAATATAAAAAAAAAATGGGTAGCAAAAGTCAT
The nucleotide sequence above comes from Aureibaculum algae. Encoded proteins:
- a CDS encoding RNA polymerase sigma factor, which codes for MTDQEIIIQLKKGNESCLKHLYVHLDMVKGWVNNNNGNDDDAFDIFQEAMMVFYKNLISGKYESSSKISTYLFGICKRQWLNQLNRRLKYEKPSDIITSTEDKGDDGFEIEFTIGRESLKNYINKALDKLGEPCKELLEKSIFLKLRMKELAEMFDYSSAHSARQQKLRCIKRLRGYMSYELIIKLK